From a single Solanum dulcamara chromosome 4, daSolDulc1.2, whole genome shotgun sequence genomic region:
- the LOC129885912 gene encoding uncharacterized protein LOC129885912, protein MRGVSSFPFLLFFLSFSHQFITGLSDDSLNPKNGTKVDTHVASSSNTGSTILIVCLALVAIVLLSFFLFKFWQKKKREEQYARLLKLFEEDDELELELGLRD, encoded by the exons ttctcttcttcctttccTTTTCTCATCAATTCATCACAG GCTTGTCAGACGATTCTTTAAACCCCAAAAATGGAACGAAAGTTGATACTCATGTTGCATCCAGCAGTAACACTGGGTCAACTATACTCATTGTATGCCTTGCCCTTGTGGCAATAGTGCTTCTatcatttttccttttcaaGTTTTGGCAAAAGAAGAAGCGTGAAGAGCAGTATGCTCGTCTGCTAAAGTTGTTCGAAGAAGATGATGAGCTTGAGCTTGAGCTGGGTCTTCGGGATTAA